TCTGAGAATATAGTCTCTTAAGACGTTCTGCCGCTTTCTTTGTTACAACACCTGTAACTATAAGGATATCTCCATGCCTTATAGAAGGCGCTAGTTTTATACCATATCTCTCAGGATCGTAAAGTGGTGTAATAGCAGCTAGAACTTCTATATCACAACCATTACAGGCACCAGTATTAAAGTGTACTAACCATGGTGAATAACGTATAAACTTGTTCAAAGCTACTCACATTATAGTATAGTTCTTGTTAAGGATGCTATTAAAAGCTTTACTATTGTGAACTTACTGCTTAACATGATTGGGTTCTATATATCTACAGCTATAGTTGCATAAACTTGACCTACAGCAATACCTCCATCGTTTGGCGGTATCCTTCTTGGAAGAATTACCTCTATATCTTCTTCAGCTCCTACCTCTCTAATTCCTCGAACTATGTAGGTATTAACAGAAGCTCCACCACCAACAGCTATAATTTGCTTCATATTTCTTCTACCTTTCAACTCGTTTATAGCTATTCTAGCCAATACCTTACCCAACTCTAGCTGAATCCTAAATGCCAATTCCTGCTTCGCCATCAGATCTGCTCTGTCCAGATATCCCAGAATATCTATAAAGTAATTCAATGTCTTTGCTATCGCCACACCATCTTCTAGTCTTATTTCTATTGGCTCTAGATCTCTAATTCTATTCCAATTTTTAGACATAGCCTCCATAACTATAGCTGGTTCACCTTCATAACTTCGATAAGTTATAAAACCTAGTAATGCTGAAACAGCATCAAGATATCTTCCAATACTAGAACACCTTATGTAATCACCCATGATGATCTTATTGTGTATCGCTTGCACTTCCTTCTCACCATAGGGAAGTCTTTCAATTAAACCAAATTTCTTGATAATATTATAGGCCTCCGATCCCAACATACTTATTAGTATTGCTGAAGATATTCTTGCCGGATATATAGAATCTCTATCACTTGTTATCGGTATGTATTCTAGATGTCCACATCGCCTATAACCGTTTCTGCCTTGGATCAAAATAACTTCTCCACCCCATATATTACCATCATCGCCATAACCAACACCGTCTATAGCTATACCAACAATATTTTCATCTAAATCTATGCCCCTATCAGCTAATGTCGAGAGTATATGTGCATAGTGATGCTGAACCTCGAAAATATTACTACCATACTTCTTCCTAATCTCATATGCAATTTCTCTTGAGGCATATAGAGGATGCTTATCTATAACCAATAATGTCTTTGATAAATCTATTGAATAATTATTTATGAAAAACCATAGGGTTTTCTCAAAATCTCTCAATGTGTCTACATTATCTAGATCGCCAATGTATGGCATTAAAACTACTTTATCGTTGAAACCAATAGCACCAGCGGTTTGTAGCTCTGCACCAAATGCTACCACATCTCGTTTTAAATCTATTGGTAGTCTAATCCATTTTGGTGCATATCCTCTTCCCCTACGAAGAATGACTTGAATACCATCAGTATACCTAACTACGGAGTCGTCAACCCTATTAACTATTTCTCTATCATGAGTCAATACATAGTCTACAACACCTCTAAGCTTTGTAAATACACATTCATCATCAATACACATAGGCTCTCCATGAATATTGGCACTAGTCATAATTAAGAACTTGTCTCTAGTCTCCATGAGAAGAAGATAATGAAGAGCTGTATATGGCAGGAATACCCCCTCGACATCCATATTAGGAGATACATATCGTGAAACAGGACTATCATGACGTTTTGGCAATAGTACTATTGGTCTTTGAGGAGAGGTTAAGAGATCTATTGATGATGGTGGTACAAAGTAAACAAGTCTCGATGCTATATCTAGGTTTAGACACATAATAGCAAATGGTTTTGTAGGTCTATTCTTCCTCTTTCTCAACATGAGAACAACATCATCATCTGTAGCTAAAGCTGCTATATGAAATCCTCCAATCCCTTTCACAGCAACTATATAACCCTCGTCTATGAGCTTAGCTGCATCTTTCAATGGATCTGATGAATCAACTAGCTTTCCATCTGATGTATATAAAGCTAGCCTTGGTCCATCCTCTGGACAGCTAATTCCTTGAGCATGATGTCTACGCACATTATATACATCATTGTATTCATCTAAACACTTTCTACAAAGCTTATACTTCCTCATAGAGGTATTTTCGCGATCATATGGAAGACTATAAATCATTGAGTATCGGGGTCCGCACCAAGCACATGAATTGAATGGATATCTATACCTACGATCACTAGGATTCAATACTTCTTTTAAACACTCATCACATATAGCTATGTCTGGCGGTATCATGGACCTATTTACAAGCTCTCTACTACTTTTCATAATTTCAAAGCTCTGTAATCCCCTAGGCTCATCACTAATTATTGTTATTTCATCTATTAGACTATATGGAGGTAACTGTCTAGATAGTTCACGGAAGAATCTGTCTATAGATTCTTGAGAGCCTTCAATAAATATCTCGACTTCGGATCCACCTAGATTCCTCACATAGCCTTTAACTCCAGTAATTTTAGCTACTCTATTTATTGTTGGTCTAAAGCCTACCCCTTGTACAAGCCCTACTAGAAATATCCTTACAGCTCTATACATCTTGAAAACCAATATCTAACATATTCTCGGTAGATTTAGACCTCTAGAAGCTACTATAGTCCTACCACCAATTTCTGTAATAGCAATTACCTTACCCTTCAATAGCTCTGACTGAGGCTTAACTACCTCGCCTATGATTTCTGCTTTGCAACCCCTCGACCTCAACTCATTTACAATATCATCGCTATATTGAGGGTCTACTGCTAATATAGCTACACCCTCACTTGCAACAGATAGAAAATCTATTCCTAGAGCTTCTAGAAATGCTCTTACCTCTGGCTCAATAGGTATCTTAGACCTATCAATCACTATAGTTACATCATTATTAATTGCCCATTCGTTAAGTATTGATGCTATCCCCCCTCTTGTAGGATCTCTTGCAGCATGAATATGTTCTCCATATTTCTCAATCACAGGGAGTAATGCATCTATGAGTGGTTTTGCATCGCTCTTGATATTCTTTATATTATCAAGAAGCCCTAGCTGTGACGCAATTATAACTGCTCCATGGGATGCTATAGGATCTGTAACAATAATCTTATCGCCAATCCTTATCCTTGTATCAACAATAGGGTTCTGAGCCAAGCCTATTCCTGTTGTAGTTATAATAATCTTATCTAGATTCCCTCTAGGCATAACCTTAAAGTCTCCACCAATCAATGGTATATCATATTTCTTCAACAAGTCTATCATATCATTGACTATCTTTTCTAAAACATTGAGTTCAAAGCCCTCTTCAACTGTTATAGAATCCATTATGGCTATGGGTCTAGCTCCCATAACCACTAAATCATTTATGGTACCACTAATAGCTAATGTACCAATACTTCCTCCGGGAAAGAAAATCGGTTTAACTGTATAGCTATCCATTGTAATAACGAGGTATTTATCTCCTATAGGAATAACTGCACCATCATCTAGAACATCTATACCCATACCACCATTGACCTTTCTAAGCCTTTCGGGAACCTTACTAACTATCGTCTTCATAATCAAGTCAAAGGTCTCTCTAGCTCCAGAACCATGTACTAATGTCACTATGTCACTCAATTAATTTCACCATTAACAATTACTTAATAAGTAATATTGTAGATCAATACTTAAATCCTTATGGGATATGACTATAGATGAATTTATAAATCATCCTTGTCTAAGCTTAAACGATATCAAATACCTAATAAGATCTAGAGGTAATTTTTCATGTCTATCATAATCAAGTTGTGAAACCTCTAATTCAATAGAGAACGTAGAGTCAAGGAACATAGAGTTCTTCAACATTCCGACGATCCTCCATAGAGAACGTTTAAAGATGTATTGTATCCATAGCTCAGATAGCATCTCTCTAACTTCTTTCTGCCTAGCTATATCATTAATACCGATATTTCTTGCATAAACATTAGACATCCTTGATATAGCATAAAGTCCTCCACCACTAATGCTTTTTACCATACCTATTGCATCACCTAAAGCACATATATTATCTCTACATATAGACTTTGGATATCCTTGTAACACCTTTCCACCATACGTATCAGTTATGCTATTTATACTCATTTTAAGTCTCTTCGACAAAATCTTTCTAAAAATGGAAAGCATTTCCATAGGTTTTTCATTACATGCTAGACCTATGACCCCTCTATTCTCGGTAATAGGTATAAACCATCCGAACCCTCCACCAAAGATTATTGGATCAAAGAATACATATAGTGTATCCTTATCCACATTTTTAGAACTATATATAACGTCCTGTTGTACACCATGAAGAGGTTTAATCATAGCATTGAGACCTACATCTAAGGATAGCTTATTTGGATAACCTTCACCTATTATAATGTAATCAAATCTTTTTCTGATGACATCCTTTGTTGATAGGTCATGGATAACCAAATCATTACCTCCTTTAGTATCTATCATTAGTATCTTTTTGCTCAATTGTATATCTATTCCATTTGCTATGAGCGTTCTATAAAGCTCCATTTCATGTTTAACACGATCAATTTTGTATGCTATAGTATTGCTACATCTTAACGTTATCCTTATATATGGTAGTATGTGAAATTCGATATTTCTATACTTATTTTCAACGTATTTTAAGCCATAAGGTAATAGTGATAGAGTTTCAGGTGATATTATACCAGCACAATGCTTTCTTGGTATTTTAGCTCTTTGCTCAAATAATATAATCTGTGATATTGTTCTGTTAGATAAAGCATAGTATGCCGTTAATAATCCACTTATACCAGCTCCAATAATTGCTAGAGTAGACAAATTGCTCAACCAAACATTTTTATACTTCCAAAACTATTTAGTTTGCAAGTTAATAGAGGGGATATATATGTTTCGAGAGATCTTTACCACATTAGAGAGGTATTATTCATTAAGAGAAGTAGTGGATTTTGCTGCATTTCTTTCAAAATACAATAGAATTCAGGGGAGTAGTGATCTCGAAAGAGCTATGATGGCTATAGTTGATATCTTAAAGGATTTAGGAAACATACAATTGAATACCTATGTATATAGCTATAGCGAAAGATATGGTATACATCTTCCGGTAGTAGGATGGGATGTTAATGAATGTTTTATAGAGATGGTTAAACCTAGTAAAAGAATTATACATTCATTTATTAATTCTAAAACATGTGTTGTAGCCCATAGCCCACCTGGTGATGTTGAAGCTCAGGTTGTATATGTTGGTGAAGGCTCTGAAGAGAATAGTTATAGAAATGTTGATGGAAAGATAATTCTGGCTTATGGAAATCCCTACCTAGTTTATAGAATAGGAAGTGAGCTAGGGGCAAAGGGATTTATATTCTTTAGAACTACTTCACCAGGTAATTCAGTACCATATCTATCCCTATTTCTTACACCAGATGAAGCAAAGCACTTCACAGCTCCAGCTGCAAGTATTTCTCATAGTGAGGCACAGAGAATTATTAGGTATTTGGAGAAGGGTGAGGAGGTAACTATGAGAATATTTGTAGATTCCATTTTTAGAAGTGATGCAAAGATAATAGTTGTTGAGGCAGGTATTGGAGAAGGAGAAAAGGAGCTACATATCTATGCACATGCATGTCATCCTGCTGGTACAGTTAATGATAATATAAGTGGTACTGCATCTCTTTTAGAGCTTTTAATAGCCTTTAATAGAGCTATAGATAGAAATATGCTTAATATTCCAAAAGAAATGAGATTGACATTTATATGGTTTCCAGAATATTATGGTTCTTTACCATATCTTATCGAAAAAGTTGAAAATAGAAATATGAAGATAGATTTTGGTGTAAATCTAGATATGATTGGCGAGAAGCAGGAGGTTACAGGGTCTACACTCAATATCATTCGACCCCCTACATTCCTCTCAAATAAACTTTATGAGTCAGTAACGGTAGCCTCATTGCTCAATACACTATCCCTTAACTCTACATTCTCCAACATGCAAAATGTACTCTCCTATAGAATAGATATAGTACCATACGATGGTGGTAGTGATCATGACATATATTTGCAATTCGATATCCCATCTATTATGTTAAACCAATGGCCAGATAAATTCTATCATACTGACCAAGATACTATAGATAAGTTTGACCCAATTATAGCCTCAAGAATAGTTATAGCAATAGGAGCTCCCTTGTATGCCTTAGCAACAGGTAGCATAGATAAGACAATGCTATCGAATATTATTGATGCCTATGAAAAATTTCTTCAAGGTTACTCGAAAATGAAGAGAATATTCTCTACAAGCTCCACTACAAATAGCTATAGTAGTATAGATCACGAGAAGAGATATAAGTATATAGGTCCTAAAGGCATAATTAGCTTAAGGTATCTAGTTAACATATTACCAAGAGAAACATTTAGCAATATAAAAGATATAATCAATAATAGCTTTATGCAATTTCTCTTCACCAGATACATTCCCCTATCACTAATGACCTCAGCTAGAAGTCTTAATGAGATTAGAGAATTAATTGAAAATGAATATGGAGTTAGAATAGAATTGGATAAGATAAAGAAGATGATAGTGTATCTTGAGAAACTCGGTCTAATTACAGCTACATAACTCCCTACAGCCTTTAGATGACCCCTACAGTCTTGACGAGTTCAAGGCTTCTATACCCATAGCTGCTTTGCATATAGATCTAACAAAATATTGATAGGAATGCAAGTTAGTTATAATTAAAGTATGCTACAGATGGGACAATTGGGATCTCTTTTTATGGCTATAATCTTGAAGTCCATTGTATATAAATCAACTATCAAAAGTCTTCCAATTAGAGGTTCGCCGATACCCAAGATCACCTTTATAGCTTCTGCAGCTTCCAAGACCCCTAGCACTCCTGGGGTAACTCCTATTACAGGTATTTTCTCTCTAGATCTTGCTTTTCTAATTAAACAATAGAGGCATGGTCCCTTTCCTGGAAATATTGTTGTTATTTGTCCATACCATCCCTCTATACCAGCATGTACAAATGGTTTTCTATATTTAACACAGAGTTTATTTAGAATAAAACGAGGTTCCCAGCTATCTAGCGCATCAATAGCTATATCAACCTTTTTAATAAGCTCTTCACCTAGTTCATATGTGAAGGTATCTTCAAGACATTCAATATTAATCTCAGGATTTAATTTCCTAAGCTTCTCACATGCTATTTTAGCCTTAGGTTTACCCAAATCTTCTTCACTATAGAGTATCTGTCTATTCAGATTACTAAGCTCCACAATCCCATTGTCAATCAGGATTATATTGCCAATTCCAGCAACAGCTAAGTAGTTTAGAGCTGCTGATCCCAGACCCCCAGCACCAACAACTAAAATCCTTGAATCTTTTAAACGTTTTTGATTCTCAACTCCTAACAATATTATCTGTCTATCATATCTCTCCATAGATCTAGAATCCATCATCCTTCTACACCAGCCAAAGATATTAGGTACTATATAAAGTCATCTATTATTGAGATATTTATAGCTCTAACATTCATTATAACTTATATAATGATTTTCCTATAAAATTATTTAAGCAGATTGGGATTCCAACCATGTATTTAGTGGGAACACTTGAAATTGTTTTTAACAGACCATTAACATCTGAGGAAAATATAGTTCAATACATAGCTCAACTTATAGAATTCTTAAATAATGATTATCTAAAGAGAGGTGCGAGAGACCCTAAAGAAGCAGCAACAATAAAAAACTATAGAATAGATGAATCAAAAATTGTGCTTGAGATTGAGACTGGGGTAAAGGTGAGACTTGATGAAGCTTCTCTAAGGATAAGGAATGTATTGGCATCAAATTTAGGACGAAAATATAGGCTTGGTATACGTAGCTTATTGTTAAGAAATCCTAAGGTGATTATTGATGGAAGAACAGATGTATCAATTAGAATACCCATAGTTAAGAATATTATTCAAAATGAAAATAGTACTGTTATAGAGCTAGTAGATCTTGATGAATCTGATATAAAGAAGCCTTTATTTTTAAGATTTCTAAGGCTATTGGAAGAAAAAGAACAGAGGTTAAAATGGGGTGGAAAAGCAGAACACTGGTCGCTTCTAAAATCAAGTGGGATAAAGATATCATCACCAATCAATGTTGATCCAAATAAAGTACTTGAAGATATAGGATGGATAAAGAGAATGTCCATAGGACAATGGCTCTATACGCCACCCCTTACCCATCTACTAAATGCTCTTAAGAAGTTGTTTATTGATGAGGTTCTAAAGCCCCTAGGTTTTGAAGAAGCTATATTTCCTAAGATGTACCCCCTTGAAGTAGGTAT
Above is a genomic segment from Ignisphaera aggregans DSM 17230 containing:
- a CDS encoding ech hydrogenase subunit C (COGs: COG3260 Ni Fe-hydrogenase III small subunit~InterPro IPR006137:IPR006138~KEGG: smr:Smar_0018 NADH-quinone oxidoreductase, B subunit~PFAM: NADH ubiquinone oxidoreductase 20 kDa subunit~SPTR: A3DKH2 NADH-quinone oxidoreductase, B subunit~TIGRFAM: NADH-quinone oxidoreductase, B subunit~PFAM: NADH ubiquinone oxidoreductase, 20 Kd subunit~TIGRFAM: NADH-quinone oxidoreductase, B subunit); this encodes MNKFIRYSPWLVHFNTGACNGCDIEVLAAITPLYDPERYGIKLAPSIRHGDILIVTGVVTKKAAERLKRLYSQMPNLKYVVAVGACAYDGGVFKGSYSVVGGVNKVIPVDVYVPGCPPRPEEILRALLLLLQREKGVENVSSQTT
- a CDS encoding (NiFe) hydrogenase maturation protein HypF (COGs: COG0068 Hydrogenase maturation factor~InterProIPR020456:IPR011125:IPR001792:IPR006070:IPR 017968:IPR004421~KEGG: smr:Smar_0015 (NiFe) hydrogenase maturation protein HypF~PFAM: SUA5/yciO/yrdC domain; acylphosphatase; zinc finger HypF domain protein~SPTR: A3DKG9 (NiFe) hydrogenase maturation protein HypF~TIGRFAM: [NiFe] hydrogenase maturation protein HypF~PFAM: HypF finger; yrdC domain; Acylphosphatase~TIGRFAM: [NiFe] hydrogenase maturation protein HypF) yields the protein MYRAVRIFLVGLVQGVGFRPTINRVAKITGVKGYVRNLGGSEVEIFIEGSQESIDRFFRELSRQLPPYSLIDEITIISDEPRGLQSFEIMKSSRELVNRSMIPPDIAICDECLKEVLNPSDRRYRYPFNSCAWCGPRYSMIYSLPYDRENTSMRKYKLCRKCLDEYNDVYNVRRHHAQGISCPEDGPRLALYTSDGKLVDSSDPLKDAAKLIDEGYIVAVKGIGGFHIAALATDDDVVLMLRKRKNRPTKPFAIMCLNLDIASRLVYFVPPSSIDLLTSPQRPIVLLPKRHDSPVSRYVSPNMDVEGVFLPYTALHYLLLMETRDKFLIMTSANIHGEPMCIDDECVFTKLRGVVDYVLTHDREIVNRVDDSVVRYTDGIQVILRRGRGYAPKWIRLPIDLKRDVVAFGAELQTAGAIGFNDKVVLMPYIGDLDNVDTLRDFEKTLWFFINNYSIDLSKTLLVIDKHPLYASREIAYEIRKKYGSNIFEVQHHYAHILSTLADRGIDLDENIVGIAIDGVGYGDDGNIWGGEVILIQGRNGYRRCGHLEYIPITSDRDSIYPARISSAILISMLGSEAYNIIKKFGLIERLPYGEKEVQAIHNKIIMGDYIRCSSIGRYLDAVSALLGFITYRSYEGEPAIVMEAMSKNWNRIRDLEPIEIRLEDGVAIAKTLNYFIDILGYLDRADLMAKQELAFRIQLELGKVLARIAINELKGRRNMKQIIAVGGGASVNTYIVRGIREVGAEEDIEVILPRRIPPNDGGIAVGQVYATIAVDI
- a CDS encoding hydrogenase expression/formation protein HypE (COGs: COG0309 Hydrogenase maturation factor~InterPro IPR010918:IPR000728:IPR011854~KEGG: smr:Smar_0012 hydrogenase expression/formation protein HypE~PFAM: AIR synthase related protein; AIR synthase related protein domain protein~SPTR: A3DKG6 Hydrogenase expression/formation protein HypE~TIGRFAM: hydrogenase expression/formation protein HypE~PFAM: AIR synthase related protein, N-terminal domain; AIR synthase related protein, C-terminal domain~TIGRFAM: hydrogenase expression/formation protein HypE), which produces MTLVHGSGARETFDLIMKTIVSKVPERLRKVNGGMGIDVLDDGAVIPIGDKYLVITMDSYTVKPIFFPGGSIGTLAISGTINDLVVMGARPIAIMDSITVEEGFELNVLEKIVNDMIDLLKKYDIPLIGGDFKVMPRGNLDKIIITTTGIGLAQNPIVDTRIRIGDKIIVTDPIASHGAVIIASQLGLLDNIKNIKSDAKPLIDALLPVIEKYGEHIHAARDPTRGGIASILNEWAINNDVTIVIDRSKIPIEPEVRAFLEALGIDFLSVASEGVAILAVDPQYSDDIVNELRSRGCKAEIIGEVVKPQSELLKGKVIAITEIGGRTIVASRGLNLPRIC
- a CDS encoding Dehydrogenase (flavoprotein) (COGs: COG0644 Dehydrogenase (flavoprotein)~KEGG: iho:Igni_0583 dehydrogenase (flavoprotein)-like protein~SPTR: A8AA13 Dehydrogenase (Flavoprotein)-like protein), with product MSTLAIIGAGISGLLTAYYALSNRTISQIILFEQRAKIPRKHCAGIISPETLSLLPYGLKYVENKYRNIEFHILPYIRITLRCSNTIAYKIDRVKHEMELYRTLIANGIDIQLSKKILMIDTKGGNDLVIHDLSTKDVIRKRFDYIIIGEGYPNKLSLDVGLNAMIKPLHGVQQDVIYSSKNVDKDTLYVFFDPIIFGGGFGWFIPITENRGVIGLACNEKPMEMLSIFRKILSKRLKMSINSITDTYGGKVLQGYPKSICRDNICALGDAIGMVKSISGGGLYAISRMSNVYARNIGINDIARQKEVREMLSELWIQYIFKRSLWRIVGMLKNSMFLDSTFSIELEVSQLDYDRHEKLPLDLIRYLISFKLRQG
- a CDS encoding protease-associated PA domain protein (COGs: COG2234 aminopeptidase~InterPro IPR003137~KEGG: ton:TON_1919 hypothetical leucine aminopeptidase~PFAM: protease-associated PA domain protein~SPTR: B6YW44 Hypothetical leucine aminopeptidase~PFAM: Peptidase family M28), producing the protein MFREIFTTLERYYSLREVVDFAAFLSKYNRIQGSSDLERAMMAIVDILKDLGNIQLNTYVYSYSERYGIHLPVVGWDVNECFIEMVKPSKRIIHSFINSKTCVVAHSPPGDVEAQVVYVGEGSEENSYRNVDGKIILAYGNPYLVYRIGSELGAKGFIFFRTTSPGNSVPYLSLFLTPDEAKHFTAPAASISHSEAQRIIRYLEKGEEVTMRIFVDSIFRSDAKIIVVEAGIGEGEKELHIYAHACHPAGTVNDNISGTASLLELLIAFNRAIDRNMLNIPKEMRLTFIWFPEYYGSLPYLIEKVENRNMKIDFGVNLDMIGEKQEVTGSTLNIIRPPTFLSNKLYESVTVASLLNTLSLNSTFSNMQNVLSYRIDIVPYDGGSDHDIYLQFDIPSIMLNQWPDKFYHTDQDTIDKFDPIIASRIVIAIGAPLYALATGSIDKTMLSNIIDAYEKFLQGYSKMKRIFSTSSTTNSYSSIDHEKRYKYIGPKGIISLRYLVNILPRETFSNIKDIINNSFMQFLFTRYIPLSLMTSARSLNEIRELIENEYGVRIELDKIKKMIVYLEKLGLITAT
- a CDS encoding UBA/THIF-type NAD/FAD binding protein (COGs: COG0476 Dinucleotide-utilizing protein involved in molybdopterin and thiamine biosynthesis family 2~InterPro IPR007901:IPR000594~KEGG: smr:Smar_0789 UBA/ThiF-type NAD/FAD binding protein~PFAM: UBA/THIF-type NAD/FAD binding protein; MoeZ/MoeB domain protein~SPTR: A3DMN0 UBA/THIF-type NAD/FAD binding protein~PFAM: MoeZ/MoeB domain; ThiF family~TIGRFAM: bacteriocin biosynthesis cyclodehydratase, SagC family); translation: MMDSRSMERYDRQIILLGVENQKRLKDSRILVVGAGGLGSAALNYLAVAGIGNIILIDNGIVELSNLNRQILYSEEDLGKPKAKIACEKLRKLNPEINIECLEDTFTYELGEELIKKVDIAIDALDSWEPRFILNKLCVKYRKPFVHAGIEGWYGQITTIFPGKGPCLYCLIRKARSREKIPVIGVTPGVLGVLEAAEAIKVILGIGEPLIGRLLIVDLYTMDFKIIAIKRDPNCPICSIL